Proteins encoded within one genomic window of Diceros bicornis minor isolate mBicDic1 chromosome X, mDicBic1.mat.cur, whole genome shotgun sequence:
- the SNX12 gene encoding sorting nexin-12 isoform X7, producing MSDTAVADTRRLNSKPQDLTDAYGPPSNFLEIDIFNPQTVGVGRARFTTYEVRMRTNLPIFKLKESCVRRRYSDFEWLKNELERDSKIVVPPLPGKALKRQLPFRGDEGIFEESFIEERRQGLEQFINKIAGHPLAQNERCLHMFLQEEAIDRNYVPGKVEKEVKSKGHLGLGE from the exons ATGTCGGACACGGCAGTAGCTGACACTCGGCGCCTTAACTCGAAGCCGCAGGACCTGACCGACGCTTATGGGCCGCCAAGTAACTTCTTGGAGATCGACATCTTTAATCCACAGACGGTGGGCGTGGGCCGCGCGCGCTTCACCACCTATGAGGTTCGCATGCGG ACAAACCTACCTATCTTCAAGCTGAAGGAGTCCTGTGTACGACGACGTTACAGTGACTTTGAGTGGCTAAAAAATGAGCTGGAGCGAGATAGTAAG ATTGTAGTACCACCACTGCCTGGGAAAGCCTTGAAGCGGCAGCTCCCTTTTCGAGGAGATGAAGGGATCTTTGAGGAGTCCTTCATTGAAGAGAGGAGGCAGGGCCTCGAACAGTTTATTAACAA AATTGCTGGGCATCCACTGGCTCAGAACGAACGCTGCCTACACATGTTCCTGCAGGAGGAGGCAATTGACAGGAACTACGTCCCCGGGAAG
- the SNX12 gene encoding sorting nexin-12 isoform X8, giving the protein MSDTAVADTRRLNSKPQDLTDAYGPPSNFLEIDIFNPQTVGVGRARFTTYEVRMRTNLPIFKLKESCVRRRYSDFEWLKNELERDSKIVVPPLPGKALKRQLPFRGDEGIFEESFIEERRQGLEQFINKIAGHPLAQNERCLHMFLQEEAIDRNYVPGKRRK; this is encoded by the exons ATGTCGGACACGGCAGTAGCTGACACTCGGCGCCTTAACTCGAAGCCGCAGGACCTGACCGACGCTTATGGGCCGCCAAGTAACTTCTTGGAGATCGACATCTTTAATCCACAGACGGTGGGCGTGGGCCGCGCGCGCTTCACCACCTATGAGGTTCGCATGCGG ACAAACCTACCTATCTTCAAGCTGAAGGAGTCCTGTGTACGACGACGTTACAGTGACTTTGAGTGGCTAAAAAATGAGCTGGAGCGAGATAGTAAG ATTGTAGTACCACCACTGCCTGGGAAAGCCTTGAAGCGGCAGCTCCCTTTTCGAGGAGATGAAGGGATCTTTGAGGAGTCCTTCATTGAAGAGAGGAGGCAGGGCCTCGAACAGTTTATTAACAA AATTGCTGGGCATCCACTGGCTCAGAACGAACGCTGCCTACACATGTTCCTGCAGGAGGAGGCAATTGACAGGAACTACGTCCCCGGGAAG
- the SNX12 gene encoding sorting nexin-12 isoform X9: MSDTAVADTRRLNSKPQDLTDAYGPPSNFLEIDIFNPQTVGVGRARFTTYEVRMRTNLPIFKLKESCVRRRYSDFEWLKNELERDSKIVVPPLPGKALKRQLPFRGDEGIFEESFIEERRQGLEQFINKIAGHPLAQNERCLHMFLQEEAIDRNYVPGKVYA, translated from the exons ATGTCGGACACGGCAGTAGCTGACACTCGGCGCCTTAACTCGAAGCCGCAGGACCTGACCGACGCTTATGGGCCGCCAAGTAACTTCTTGGAGATCGACATCTTTAATCCACAGACGGTGGGCGTGGGCCGCGCGCGCTTCACCACCTATGAGGTTCGCATGCGG ACAAACCTACCTATCTTCAAGCTGAAGGAGTCCTGTGTACGACGACGTTACAGTGACTTTGAGTGGCTAAAAAATGAGCTGGAGCGAGATAGTAAG ATTGTAGTACCACCACTGCCTGGGAAAGCCTTGAAGCGGCAGCTCCCTTTTCGAGGAGATGAAGGGATCTTTGAGGAGTCCTTCATTGAAGAGAGGAGGCAGGGCCTCGAACAGTTTATTAACAA AATTGCTGGGCATCCACTGGCTCAGAACGAACGCTGCCTACACATGTTCCTGCAGGAGGAGGCAATTGACAGGAACTACGTCCCCGGGAAG
- the SNX12 gene encoding sorting nexin-12 isoform X12: MSDTAVADTRRLNSKPQDLTDAYGPPSNFLEIDIFNPQTVGVGRARFTTYEVRMRTNLPIFKLKESCVRRRYSDFEWLKNELERDSKIVVPPLPGKALKRQLPFRGDEGIFEESFIEERRQGLEQFINKIAGHPLAQNERCLHMFLQEEAIDRNYVPGKE, encoded by the exons ATGTCGGACACGGCAGTAGCTGACACTCGGCGCCTTAACTCGAAGCCGCAGGACCTGACCGACGCTTATGGGCCGCCAAGTAACTTCTTGGAGATCGACATCTTTAATCCACAGACGGTGGGCGTGGGCCGCGCGCGCTTCACCACCTATGAGGTTCGCATGCGG ACAAACCTACCTATCTTCAAGCTGAAGGAGTCCTGTGTACGACGACGTTACAGTGACTTTGAGTGGCTAAAAAATGAGCTGGAGCGAGATAGTAAG ATTGTAGTACCACCACTGCCTGGGAAAGCCTTGAAGCGGCAGCTCCCTTTTCGAGGAGATGAAGGGATCTTTGAGGAGTCCTTCATTGAAGAGAGGAGGCAGGGCCTCGAACAGTTTATTAACAA AATTGCTGGGCATCCACTGGCTCAGAACGAACGCTGCCTACACATGTTCCTGCAGGAGGAGGCAATTGACAGGAACTACGTCCCCGGGAAG
- the SNX12 gene encoding sorting nexin-12 isoform X10, which translates to MSDTAVADTRRLNSKPQDLTDAYGPPSNFLEIDIFNPQTVGVGRARFTTYEVRMRTNLPIFKLKESCVRRRYSDFEWLKNELERDSKIVVPPLPGKALKRQLPFRGDEGIFEESFIEERRQGLEQFINKIAGHPLAQNERCLHMFLQEEAIDRNYVPGKPQ; encoded by the exons ATGTCGGACACGGCAGTAGCTGACACTCGGCGCCTTAACTCGAAGCCGCAGGACCTGACCGACGCTTATGGGCCGCCAAGTAACTTCTTGGAGATCGACATCTTTAATCCACAGACGGTGGGCGTGGGCCGCGCGCGCTTCACCACCTATGAGGTTCGCATGCGG ACAAACCTACCTATCTTCAAGCTGAAGGAGTCCTGTGTACGACGACGTTACAGTGACTTTGAGTGGCTAAAAAATGAGCTGGAGCGAGATAGTAAG ATTGTAGTACCACCACTGCCTGGGAAAGCCTTGAAGCGGCAGCTCCCTTTTCGAGGAGATGAAGGGATCTTTGAGGAGTCCTTCATTGAAGAGAGGAGGCAGGGCCTCGAACAGTTTATTAACAA AATTGCTGGGCATCCACTGGCTCAGAACGAACGCTGCCTACACATGTTCCTGCAGGAGGAGGCAATTGACAGGAACTACGTCCCCGGGAAG
- the SNX12 gene encoding sorting nexin-12 isoform X11: MSDTAVADTRRLNSKPQDLTDAYGPPSNFLEIDIFNPQTVGVGRARFTTYEVRMRTNLPIFKLKESCVRRRYSDFEWLKNELERDSKIVVPPLPGKALKRQLPFRGDEGIFEESFIEERRQGLEQFINKIAGHPLAQNERCLHMFLQEEAIDRNYVPGKTL; the protein is encoded by the exons ATGTCGGACACGGCAGTAGCTGACACTCGGCGCCTTAACTCGAAGCCGCAGGACCTGACCGACGCTTATGGGCCGCCAAGTAACTTCTTGGAGATCGACATCTTTAATCCACAGACGGTGGGCGTGGGCCGCGCGCGCTTCACCACCTATGAGGTTCGCATGCGG ACAAACCTACCTATCTTCAAGCTGAAGGAGTCCTGTGTACGACGACGTTACAGTGACTTTGAGTGGCTAAAAAATGAGCTGGAGCGAGATAGTAAG ATTGTAGTACCACCACTGCCTGGGAAAGCCTTGAAGCGGCAGCTCCCTTTTCGAGGAGATGAAGGGATCTTTGAGGAGTCCTTCATTGAAGAGAGGAGGCAGGGCCTCGAACAGTTTATTAACAA AATTGCTGGGCATCCACTGGCTCAGAACGAACGCTGCCTACACATGTTCCTGCAGGAGGAGGCAATTGACAGGAACTACGTCCCCGGGAAG
- the FOXO4 gene encoding forkhead box protein O4 — protein MDPENENSATEAAVIIDLDPDFEPQSRPRSCTWPLPRPELATEPSEPPEVEPGLGEKVHTEGRSEPILLPSRLPEPAGGPQPGILGAVTGPRKGGSRRNAWGNQSYAELISQAIESAPEKRLTLAQIYEWMVRTVPYFKDKGDSNSSAGWKNSIRHNLSLHSKFIKVHNEATGKSSWWMLNPEGGKSGKAPRRRAASMDSSSKLLRGRSKTPKKKSAVMPAPPEGATPTSPVGHFAKWPGSPCSRNRDEADVWTTFRPRSSSNASTVSTRLSPRRPESEVLTEEEIPAAVSSYAGGVPPTLNEDLELLDGLNLTSSHSLLSRSSLSGFSLQHPGVTGHLHTYSTSLFSPAEGPLSAGEGCFSSSQSLEALLTSDTPPPPADVLMTQVDPILSQAPTLLLLGGIPSSSKLATGVGLCPKPLEAPGPSSLVPTLSMMAPPPVMVGAPIPKTVATPVLTPPTEAASQDRMPQDLDLDMYMENLECDMDNIISDLMDGGEGLDFNFEPDP, from the exons ATGGATCCAGAGAATGAGAATTCAGCCACAGAGGCTGCCGTGATCATAGACCTCGATCCCGACTTCGAACCCCAGAGCCGTCCCCGCTCCTGCACCTGGCCCCTTCCCCGACCAGAGCTTGCTACCGAGCCGTCCGAGCCGCCCGAGGTGGAGCCAGGTCTGGGGGAGAAGGTACACACGGAGGGGCGCTCAGAGCCGATCCTGTTGCCCTCCCGGCTCCCAGAGCCGGCAGGGGGCCCCCAGCCTGGGATCCTGGGGGCTGTAACAGGTCCTCGGAAGGGAGGCTCCCGCCGGAATGCCTGGGGAAATCAGTCATATGCAGAACTCATCAGCCAGGCCATTGAAAGTGCCCCAGAGAAGCGACTGACACTCGCCCAGATCTATGAGTGGATGGTCCGCACTGTGCCCTACTTCAAGGACAAGGGTGACAGCAACAGCTCAGCAGGATGGAAG AACTCCATCCGCCACAACCTGTCCCTGCACAGCAAGTTCATCAAGGTTCACAATGAGGCTACTGGCAAGAGCTCTTGGTGGATGCTGAACCCCGAGGGAGGCAAGAGCGGCAAGGCGCCCCGCCGCCGAGCAGCCTCCATGGATAGCAGCAGCAAGCTGCTCCGGGGCCGCAGCAAGACCCCCAAGAAGAAATCAGCTGTGATGCCAGCTCCTCCTGAAGGTGCCACTCCAACGAGCCCTGTTGGCCACTTTGCCAAGTGGCCAGGCAGCCCTTGCTCTCGAAACCGTGACGAAGCTGATGTGTGGACCACCTTCCGTCCACGAAGCAGTTCAAATGCTAGCACCGTCAGCACCCGGCTCTCCCCCAGGAGGCCAGAGTCTGAGGTGCTGACGGAGGAGGAAATACCAGCTGCAGTCAGCAGCTATGCAGGGGGTGTCCCTCCCACCCTAAATGAAGATCTAGAGCTGTTAGACGGGCTCAATCTCACATCTTCCCATTCCCTGCTATCTCGGAGTAGTCTCTCAGGCTTCTCTTTGCAGCATCCTGGGGTTACGGGCCACTTACACACCTACAGCACCTCCCtcttcagcccagcagaggggccCCTGTCAGCAGGAGAAGGGTGCTTCTCAagctcccagtctctggaggccCTGCTCACCTCTGACACGCCACCACCCCCTGCTGATGTCCTCATGACCCAGGTAGATCCCATTCTGTCCCAGGCTCCAACACTTCTGTTGCTGGGAGGAATACCTTCCTCTAGTAAGCTAGCCACAGGAGTTGGCCTATGTCCCAAGCCCCTAGAGGCTCCAGGCCCCAGCAGTCTGGTTCCCACCCTTTCGATGATGGCACCACCACCAGTCATGGTGGGTGCTCCCATTCCCAAGACAGTGGCGACTCCTGTGCTCACACCCCCTACTGAAGCTGCAAGCCAGGACAGAATGCCTCAGGATCTAGATCTTGATATGTATATGGAGAACCTGGAGTGTGACATGGATAACATCATCAGTGACCTCATGGATGGGGGCGAGGGACTGGACTTCAACTTTGAGCCAG